The Stenotrophomonas sp. NA06056 genome segment GCAATGGCGGCGTATGGACCGTCGGCAGCCATGGCGCGCTGGATCGTTTCAATCCACGCACGGGCGTGATCGAACAGCACCGCACCTTCGTCAACGGCATGCACTGGCTGACGTCGGTGCGCGAAGACCGGCGGGGACAGGTATGGGTGGGTTCGACCGACGCATTGATGCGTTACGACCCGCGTCGGGGCGAGTTGCGGCGCTGGGGGCGGGATTCCGGCGCGGATGCGACCATGGAAGGCAATATCGAGGCGATGATGACCTGCGATGGCGACAGTCTCTGGCTGATGCTGTCAGCGGGCCTGCAGCAGCGTGACCTGGACGGGCATGTGCGCCGGCAGCTGGAAAACGGCCGGGAGGGTCTGCAGGCCGGTCAGCTCAATCTGGACGTGGAGTGCGGCCCGCAGGACCGGATCTGGCTGGCCAGCAGCCGCGGCCTGCTGCAATGGCAACCGGATGCGCAGCGCTTCCAGCCGGTGCCTGGTGCGCCGGCCACTGCGGTGTATGCCCTGCACGTGGGCAAGGACGGGCAGGTCTGGTTGTCCGAGGATGGTCGCTTGTCGCGCTATCTCTGGAGCCAGGGCAGGCTGGAGCGGCAGGCGGTGGTGGGGGCGGAGCAAGGCTATCCGGCAATTTCCGCCACCGGTCTGGTGGTCGACGCGCAGGGCGTGGCGTGGGCCACCAGTGCCCGTGGCCTGGTGCGGGTGAGTGCCGATGGCGAAAGCGTGCGCCTGTACGGGGTGCACGATGGGCTGCCCAGCCAGGAGTTCCGCGAGCACACCCTGATCGCCTCGGCCGCAGGGCGCATGGTGGCGGGTACACCTGCGGGTGTGGTGGTGTTCGATCCCGAGCAGGTTCGACCGTCCACCCGGCGTGCGCCGCTGGTGATCGAGCGGGTGGAGGTGCGCCGCAACGAGCAGTTGCTGGACCTGACCCATGACACGCCGCTGCAGATCGCCGACGGCGACCGCGACCTGCGTATTGTCGCGCGCCTGCTGTCCTTCGCCGACTCGGCCTCCAACACCTACCGCTACCGGTTGGCCGGCTACGACCCCGACTGGGTGGAAGTGGGGCCGGCCGGCGAGCGCCTGTTCTCGCGCTTGCCACCCGGTGCCTACCGGCTGGAAGTGCAGGCGCGTTCAGCTGATCACGTATGGTCGCGGGTGCAGACCCTGGAATTCCACGTGCAGCCGCCATGGTGGCGCAGCTTGTCAGGGCTGTTGGTGCTGACCTCGATCGCACTGCTGCTGACCAGCTGGTTCGCCTGGCTGTACCGGCGGCGCCTGCAGCGCCAGCATGCCTATCAGCTCGCTCTGCACAAGCAGGATCTCGCCGAACACGCGTCGGCGGCCAAGACACGCTTCCTCGCCAATCTCGGCCATGAGATCCGCACGCCGATGACCGGCGTGCTGGGCATGAGTGAGCTGTTGCTGGCCTCGCCGCTGGACCCGCAGCAGCGCGGTTACACCCAGTCGATCCGACATGCGGGTGAGCACCTGCTGCACCTGGTCAACGATGCGCTGGACCTGGCCCGGATTGAATCGGGGCGCCTGGAACTGCAATCCAATGCATTCGCGCTCAATCGCCTGCTGCAGGATCTGGCCGCGCTGATGGGGCCGCTGGCTGCACAGAAGGGCCTGCGGTTCATCCTCGACAACCAGTTGCCCGCTGGCTTGCAGGCGACCGGCGATGCGATGCGGGTGCGGCAGATCCTGCTCAACCTGCTGTCCAACGCGGTCAAGTTCACCAGCCGCGGCAGCATCACGCTGCACGCGCGTTGCGAAGACGGACCACGTGGACTGTATTTCGAGGTGCGCGATACCGGGCCTGGCATCAGCCAGGAGCAGCAGCAACGGTTGTTCCGGCGCTTCGAACAGGCTGACGGCGCGCGCACTGCAGCGCAGTACGGCGGCAGTGGCCTGGGCCTGGCGATCTGCCGCGAGCTTGCACTGGCCATGCAGGGCCGGATCCGCGTGGAAAGCCAGCTGGGCACTGGCACGTGCTTCGGCGTCAGCCTGCCGTTGCCGCTGCAGCAAGGTGCAGCCAGCGAGGGCGGTATCGACAGCGATGCCGCCGCTGCCGCGGTCAACATGCCGCCGCTGCGGGTGTTGCTGGTGGAGGATGATGCGACCGTAGCTGATGTGGTGTCCGGCCTGCTCACGACTCGCGGCCACGAGGTGGTCCACGCCGCCCACGCGCTGGCCGCGCTGCGTGAAATCAGCGCGGGTGATTTCGATGTTGGCCTGCTTGATCTGGACCTGCCGGGCCTGAGTGGTTTTGAACTGGCCCAGCACCTGCGCAACCAGGGCTACACATTGCCCCTGCTCGCGGTGACCGCGCGCACTGATCCTGACCTGCAGCAGCAGGTGGAAGCGGCGGGCATTGGAGGTTTCCTGCGCAAGCCGGTGACCGGTGAGCTGCTGGTGGAAGCGATCGCCCGCGTGCTGGGGCGGTAGGGGGTTCGGCAGGGCTGCGCCCTGCACCTGCAGAGGCAACGGCAACGGCCGAAGCAACAGCAACAGCCGAAGCAACAGCAACAGCCGAAGCAACAGCAACAGCAACAGCTTGCTATCCGTGGGATGGCGGGGTGGGTCCGGTTGCGGGGGACGCTGCAAGTACGTCCATGTAAGCTCGGTCGCGCCATCCATGGCGCTCACGCCCCCGCAACCGGACCCACCCCGCCTTCGACAGATTTCCGCGATCTGTCGGAATGACATGGCGTGCTCTTGGTGGGTGTCGACCTTGGTCGACATGTAGATCCACGCCATGCGTGGATGTTTTTCGATCAATTGTCGAAATATTCGATTTCGATGGAGATTCATCCACGCATGGCGTGAATCCATCAGACACCGGAAATCTGTCAAAGGTGGGGCGGTGTCGGATTGCGGGGTGTCTGCGGCATGGATGCCGCGGCCAAGCCTACAGGGACGTACTTGCGGCGTCCCCGCACTCCGACACCGCCCCGCCATCCCACGAGATACCCGCTGTTGCTTCGGCTGTTGCCGTTGCTCCGGCCTCTGCAGGTGCAGGGCGCAGCCCTGCCGAACCCACTACTCCGCTACGTGCTCGACCTCGCGCGGTTCCGGCTTGGTGTCAGGCAGCTGCCAGAAGATCAGCGTCGAGGTCAGGGTGATCGCGCCCACGCACAGGAACGTGGCATGCAGCGCAGCCGTCGCGCCATGGCCTTCCAGCTGTGTGCCGAACGCGGCCAGCAGGCTGCCTGCAGCCGCCGCACCGAAGCCGGCGGCGAGCATCATCACCATCGACAGCAGGCTGTTGCCGGAACTGGCGAACTCGCGATCGAGATCGCGCAGGGTGACGGTGTTCATCACGGTGAACTGCAGCGAATTGACCGCACCGAAGAAGGCCAGTTGCAGCAGGCGCACGGACAGGTGCTGGCCGGGTGTCATCAGAACGAAGCTGGCCATCGCCAGGCCGACCAGTACGGTGTTGGTCATCAGTACGCGGCGATAGCCGTAGCGCTCGACCAGCTTCACCGCCAGCTTCTTCGACACCATGCCCGCGGCGGCCACCGGCACCATCATCAGGCCGGCGTTCATCGGCCCCAGGCCAAGACCGACCTGCAGCAGCAGCGGAATCAGCATCGGCATGGCACTGCTGCCGATGCGCGAGAACAGGTTGCCGAGAATGCCGATGCGATAGCTGGGCACGCGGAACAGCGCCAGCGAAAACAGCGGTGCCGTTGAATTCGCCGCGTGCAGCCAGTAGCCGACCAGCGCAGCCAGGCCGGCCACGGTCATCAGCATCACCAGCGCGTGAGGTGTGCCGAGCCCGGAAATGCCGTCCAGCGCCAGCGACAGCACCACCATCGCAAAGGCAAGCATGGCGTAGCCGCGCAGGTCGAAACGGGTGCGATGGCTGGCGTAGTGGTCGGGCATGATCTTCATCGCGGCGATGAAGCCGATGACGCCGATCGGCAGGTTGATCAGGAACACCCAGTGCCACGATGCGATCTCGACCAGCCAGCCGCCCAGGGTCGGGCCGATCAGCGGACCGACCAGTGCGGGGATGGCGATGAAGCTCATCGCACGCAGGAAGTCCTCGCGCGGCACCGAGCGCATCACCGCCAGGCGCCCGACCGGCAGCAGCATCGCGCCACCGATGCCCTGCAGTACGCGTGCAGCTACCAGCTGGTGCAGCTGTTGCGCCATCGCGCAGGCCAGCGAGCCGAGGGTGAACAGGATGATCGCCACCAGGAAGGTGCGACGGGTGCCGTAGCGGTCGGCGATCCAGCCGGAGGCGGGAATGAAGGTGGCCACGGCCAGTGCGTAGCTGAACACCACCGACTGCATCTGCAGCGGGCTCTCGCCAAGGCTGGCTGCCATCGCCGGCAGCGCCGTGTTGACGATGGTCGAGTCCAGCATCTGCATGAAGATCGCCAGCGAGACCAGCCACAGCAGGGGACGCTGGCGGGTATAGGTCGATGGCGCTGTGGACATGGGGTGTGGCCGGTGCAACGTGGGGGCGCCATGATCGCGCACTGCGGGTCACGGCGCGATCAACATCGCGCCGCGACCGCATGCGGGACGCTCAGCGTTGGCTGTGCGCGTGCACCGCGTCGACCAGCACCTGTACGTGGGCCGGGTCCATGTCCGGCGACATGCCGTGGCCGAGGTTGAACACATGGCCCTCGCGCGAGCCGCCATTGCCGGCCGCATAGGTGTCGAGCACGCGTGCGGCGGCGGCGGCGATCGCATCGGGCGAGGCATACAGCGTGGTCGGGTCCAGGTTGCCCTGCAGGGCGACGCGGCCACCGGTGCGGCGCAGTGCTTCATCCAGATCCAGCGTCCAGTCCAGGCCGAGCGCATCGGCGCCGGTCTGCGACAGCGCTTCCAGGTGCAGGCCGGTGCCCTTGCCGAACAGGATCAGCGGCGTGCGCTCGCTGCCTTCGCCGCGCTCCAGGCCTTCGGCGATACGCTGCAGGTAACGCAGCGAGAACTCGCGGTACATCGCCGGCGACAGTACGCCGCCCCAGGTATCGAACACCTGCAGGGCCTGCGCACCGGCGGCGCGCTGTGCGCGGAGGTAGGCGATGACCGCGTCGGTGGTGACCTCCAGCAGACGGTGCAGGGCCTGCGGATGATTCAGCGCCATCGCCTTGATGCGCGCGAAATCCTTGCTGCCGCCGCCTTCCACCATGTAGCAGGCCAGTGTCCACGGGCTACCGGAGAAGCCGATCAGCGGTACCTGGCCGTCCAGCTCGCGGCGGATCAGGCGCACCGCGTCCATCACGTAGCCCAGGTCCTGTTCCATGTCCGGCACCGCCAGTTTGGCGATGGCCGCTTCGTCACGCACCGGATGGCGGAACTTGGGGCCTTCGCCTTCGACGAAGTACAGCTCCAGGCCCATGGCATCGGGAATGGTGAGGATGTCCGAGAACAGGATGGCCGCGTCCAGCGGGAAGCGGCGCAGCGGCTGCAGGGTGACTTCGCAGGCGATCTCCGGGTTCTTGGCCATGGCCAGGAAGCTGCCGGCCTTGGCCCGGGTGGCGCGATATTCCGGCAGGTAGCGGCCGGCCTGGCGCATCAGCCAGACGGGGGTGCAGTCCACCGGTTCGCGGCGCAGGGCGCGCAGCAGGCGATCGTTGCGGAGAGGGCTGGTCACAGTGGGCATTCCTTGGGCGAAAAGGGCAGCGGCGCAGTCAGTCGCCGTGCGAAAGAATCTGGAAGCCCCGATGCAGTTCGGCATCGCGGGCCTTCTCATAGGCGTGGCGGGCTTCGTCGGCCTGGAGGTACAGCTCGCGCCGCAGCTGCGAGCGGGCGCCGATGCGGCCGGATTCGCACAGCAGCTCCCAGCCGCCGAACAGGTCCGGGACCAGCGTCAGGCGCAGGAAACGCGGTGCCTGGGCACCGTCGGCGGGTTGTTGCAGGTGGACGTGCATGGCGTCGATTGTAGCGGGGGTGGTGTGACCCCTGCCGCAACGCGGAAGTGCCGGCCGCTGGCCGGCAACCTCATGAAACCTCCCCGGTAGCGCCGGGCCATGCCTGGCGAACGCGGAAGCGGTCAGCCCTCGCCCAGCACCTTCAGTACCGCCGCTTCATCCACATCCGGCACCACTTCGGCACGGCCCATGCCGCGCCACAGCACCAGGCGCAGACGGCCGGCCACGTTCTTCTTGTCCAGGCGCATGCGGCCGAGCAGGGCCAGCGGGTCCAGTCCAGCGGGGATTGCCACCGGCAGGCCCAATTGCTGCAACAGGGCCTGCAGGCGAGCACGGTCGGCGTCCTCGGCCAGGCCCAGCTGGGTGGAGAGGCGGGCCGCCAGCACCATGCCCACCGCGACGGCCTCACCGTGATTCAGCGCATCGCGCCCCGGTGCGGAGTAGCCCTGTTCGGTTTCGATGGCATGGCCGAAAGTGTGGCCCAGGTTGAGCAGGGCCCGTTCGCCCTTCTCGAAGGGGTCGCGCTCGACGATCGCGGCCTTATGCCGGCAGCTGCGCGCGATGGCCTCGGCGATCACGTCATCTTCGCCAGCCACCAGTGCATCGGCGTGCTGCTGCAGCCACTCGAAGAACACCGCATCGCCCAGCGCACCGTACTTGACCACTTCGGCCAGACCGGCGCGCAGCTCGCGCGGCGGCAGGGTAGCCAGCACGCGGGTATCGGCGATTACCGCACGCGGCGGATGGAACGCGCCGACCAGATTCTTGCCGGCCGGGATATCCACGGCGGTCTTGCCGCCCACCGAGGAGTCGACCATCGCCAGCAGCGTGGTCGGCAGCTGCACGCAGTCGACGCCGCGCATCCAGCAGGCCGCGGCAAAGCCGGCGAGGTCGCCGACCACGCCGCCGCCGAGGGCAAACACGCAGGCATCGCGGGTCGCGCCGAGTGCCGCCAGCGCCTCGATGACCGAGCCGAACTCGGCCAGGGTCTTGGAGGCTTCGCCGGCGGCCAGCACATGCTCACCCACGATCAGGTCCGGGCGTGCGGCCAGCAGGGTCTGCCTGACGGCATCCAGATAGCGCGGCGCAACCTCGCTGTCGCTGACCAGCAGCACGTGGCGGCCACGGACATGGCTGGCCAACGCAGCGCCGTCGGCCTGGGCGCCAGCGCCAATGGTGATGGAATAGGGACGGTCGCCGCCAACGGCGACCTGCAGCAGGGCAGGGGAAGTCATGCAGTGGGGTCCTGTCGCTGCCAGTGCGTGGCCAGCTTGACGACAAGCTGGGCGGTCGCATCGGCTGCGGTAAACGGGTCGGTATCCAGGGTGACATCGGCCAGCTCGCGATACAGCGGGTCGCGATGCGCGGCCAGATCATGCAGTACCTGTTCGCGGTCCGGCCGTTGCAGCAGGGGGCGGGCCTTGTCGCGTGACAGGCGCTCCAGCTGGGCCGCGACGCTGACCCGCAGGTAGACGACAAAGCCGCGCCGGGCGATCAGGGCGCGATTGTCCGGATCGAGCACGGCACCACCGCCGGTGGACACCAGTTGGCCGCGACCGGCCAGCACCTGCGCCAGCGCCTCGCGCTCATGGGCACGGAAGCCGGCTTCGCCGGAATGTTCAAAGATCGCGGGGATGCTGGCCCCGGTCGCATCGACGATGGCCTGGTCGACGTCGACGAAGTCCAGCGTGAAGCGCTCGGCGAGGCGGCGGCCGATGCAGGTTTTGCCGGCGCCCATCGGGCCGATCAGGATCAGGTTCGGAGCGGGATTCATGCCCTCTGATGCTAACACCTCCGTGCCTTGGCCTTTACGTTCTTCACGTCAGGGTGGAGGTTCCTGCGGGGTTTCCCGCGCCTGACGGAGTGCCTGCCATGTCGGTTGCCAAGGTCATCGAAATCAATGCGTCCTCGCCCAAGAGCGTGGAGGACGCGGTGCGCAGCGGATTGAAGAAGGTGTCCGGGACGGTCAAGGGCATCCAGGGCGCCTGGATCAACGAGACCAAGGTGGTCACCGACGGCAACGGTGAAATCACCGAATGGCGGGTGAACCTGCGGATCACCTTCCTGGTGGAGTGAGCCTGCTCAGCGCAGCGCCTGCACCTGGCGCTGCGCGTCCAGCACCACCACCCGGTCGGCAATGGCCGGCAGCGCACGCAATGCCTGCCGGCTGACCCGCTCGTAGTACTGCACGAAACGCTCCAGTTGCGGCCGGCTCATGCCATGCCGGCCCGGCTGGGCCGCCTGCAGGTTCTGCTCCTGCTGCCAGCGCCAACGCGGCACGACCGAGAAATCCGGGGGCTGCAGGAACCAAAGGCGGTCGCAGCGCTGCCACAGCGCCGGATAGTCGCGGGCCAGCGCCTGGTTGCACCAGCGCCGCCAGCGGCCATCGGCATCGGCCTCGCGCTCCAGGGCGTTCAGAGGAGTATCCAGTCCAGCCTCGTCCTGCGCCGGAGTGCCGAGGAACCAGCCCTCGAAGACCAGCAGGTCCAGCGGTCTTTCGAGCTGCGGCCACTGCGCTTCGGGCAGGCGCTCGTCGGCCAGTTTGTCGAAGCGGGGCAGGGCCAGCGGCTGTCGTGCGGCCACGGCATCCAGTACCGCATGCGCCAGCGGCAGGTCATGAGTGCCCGGCGGGCCACGGGTGATCAGCAACGGATGCACCTGACGTGCCAGGCGCTGGCGCTGCGCGCGGGTCAGGTACACATCGTCGATGGAGAGCGTTGCGGCGTTCAGGCCACGGGCCTTGGCGCGGGCAACCACCTGCGCGGCCAGCGTCGATTTGCCGCTCCCCTGCAGGCCGCTGATCGCCAATACTGGTACGGCTGTACTGCTGCCCAGCGCGTCATCCAGCGCCTGCTCGACCACTGTTTCGGGGAATCCTTTCACCTGGGGCATGTACGCAGCAGCGACCATGCCGCCACAATAGCCCAAACCGTGTGAGAAGAATGCTGTCATGAGCGACCTGTACGCCGAAGCCCTGTCGACCTTTGCCGCCCTGTTCGAAGAAGCGAAACAGAGCCGTGAGGTGGAGCCCAATGCGATGACCGTAGCCACTGCCGATACGCAGGGCCGGCCGTCGGCGCGTACTGTGTTGCTGAAGGCGTTCGACGAGCGCGGCTTCGTGTTCTACACCCACCTGCACAGCCACAAGGGAAACGAACTGCAGGCCAATCCGCAAGCGGCGCTGCTGTTCCTGTGGCGCAGCCTGCGCGAGGCCGGCATCCAGGTGCGTATCGAGGGGCGCGTGGAGCAGGTGGCCGATGCCGAAGCCGATGCCTATTTTGCCAGCCGTCCGCGCATGAGCCAGATCGGCGCTTGGGCGTCGCTGCAGTCGAAGACGTTGAACACGCGCGAGGAGTTCGACGCACGCGTGGCCGAAGTCGAGGCACGTTTCGACGGCAAGGATGTGCCGCGTCCGGACGGCTGGAGTGGCCTGCGGGTGGTCCCGGACCGCATCGAATTCTGGTACGGCGCGCAGTTCCGCCTGCACGAGCGCTGGTGCTATGAAGCCGGTGCCGAAGGGCGTTGGAGCAAGCGTCTGCTGTATCCGTAAGGCGCAGTGATGGGGCGCGTGACGCTCGTGCCGGCTGATCGGGCGCTGTTGTAGAGCCGAGCCCATGCTCGGCTGCGCATTCTTCGGAAAGTTCAGCCGAGCACGGACTCGGCTCTACGGGCATCCACGCTTGTCGCCAATGGACCGGCCAGCTTCATCTGCGAGCAGGCTGCCATTGGGCACACTCGGGTCGATATTTCCTGTTCCGGAGTTGCCATGTCGTCCTGGCGTTGCCTGTTTGCCGTGCCGTCACCGCGCCGCGGCATGGAAGCGTTCCTGCTGCTGCTGGCCCGCATCGTGGCCGGTGTGATGTTCAGTGTGTCCGGCTGGAACAAGGTGTTTACCGACGCCGGGCGCGAGCGCATGGTGCACACGCTGGTCGAAGCGGGCATTCCGTTCCCGGCGCTTAGTGCGCCAGTGCTGGGTGCAATTGAATGGATTGCCGGTGGACTGCTGGTACTCGGCCTGCTCAGCCGTCCTTCGGCCCTGCTGCTGGCGGCGATCTGCGCGGTGGCAGCGTTGACCGATGGCATTGCGCGCATTCCCGCTGGGCTGAGTCTGCCCGATTGGCTCAGCTGGTTCTTCTACCTGAGCGAAGTGCCGCTGGGGGTACTGCTGCTATGGATTGCCGCAGTGGGCAGTGGCCGGTTTGCCATCGAAGCGCGATGGGCAAGGTGAGGGCTCCTCGTCCGCGCGCAGCCAGAGCGCGCCTGTAGCGTTCGGTGTGTTCCGGTAGATCCACGCCATGCGTGGATGAGGTGCTTGACGGAAGCGTGGTGCGAACCAAGGTTCGCACCCACCAGGCAATAGACGGTTACAACCCCTCCGCACGCAGCCACCGCCACAGCGTGGTGCGAGACACCCCCAGTGCCAGCGCCATTCCCTCGCGGTCGTTGCGATGTTCCTGCAGCAGCGCCTCCAGCTGCGCACGCGGCGGGCGCTTGCCGTTGCTTTCCGCCGGTAACGCGGCGAGGCCTTCATTCACCAGCTCCGGCGCCAACTGCAGCAGTCGTGTTGTGTCGATCAGCCCTTCACCCGGCTGCCAGTGGATGCGCAGTCGATCCACCAGGTTGCGCAGCTCACGCACGTTGCCCGGCCATTGCGCAGCGCTGAGCAGGGCCAGTGCATCTGCATCCAGCGGCGCATCGATGCCGCGCAGTTCGCGGAAGAAGTGCGTGGTCAGCAACGGAATATCGCCGCGCCGTGCACGCAGGTTGGGCAGCGCGATGCGCAGCGCGGCCAACCGGTAATACAGGTCGCGACGGAAGCTGCCCGCCGCTGCGCGCTGCTCCAGCGATTGCAGCGTGGCGGCCACCACGCGCAGGTCGACCGGGGTCGGTTCGGTGGCGCCCACGCGCAGTACTTCGCGTTCTTCCAGTACGCGCAGCAGACGGGTCTGCAGCGGCAGCGGCAGCTCGCCGATCTCATCCAGGAACAAGGTGCCGCCATCGGCGGCCTCGACCAGGCCGACGCGGCCACCGCGACGTGCACCGGTGAAGGCGCCGTCGCTGTAGCCGAACAGCTCGGCCTCCAGCAGCGATTCGCTGATCGCACCGCAGTTCAGTGCCACGAAGCGGCCACGACGGCCACTGGCGGAATGTAGTTGGCGCGCCACCAGTTCCTTGCCGGTGCCGGTCTCGCCGGTGACCAGTACGGTGCTGTCGTGCGGGGCGTACAGCGCGATCTGCGCGCGCACCTGGGCCATTGCGTTGCTGTCGCCGAGCAGCGCATGCGCATCGGCGCGTGGTGCGGCCCTTCGGCGCGCGGCTGGGCGCGCGTCCGCCGAGCGTGCCAGCGCCTGGGTCAGCTCCAGCGCGTGCTCGAAGGCCTGCCGCACCGAATCGGCCGAGTACAGCAGCACGCCGGGCAGGCCTGCCTGTTCGGCATGGTCGATGGCCATGCCGGTGCCAACGATCACCTCGATCCCGTTGGCACGCAGGTCGGCAATGCAGTCGCGCGCGTCCTCGCGGGTGACGAAGCGGCGATGCTCGATGTCCAGACCGAAGCTCTGCTGGAAGCTGCTGAACACGGGCACATCGCTGGCGTGGGTGACCAGGCCAATGCGAGGGGCGATGCGGCGTGCGCGTGCCAGTGCTTCCATCAGGTCGAAACCGTTGGCCTGGATCGGCACCAGCGGCAGGTCCAGTCGGCCGCGCAGCCAGGCCGCGTTGGATCCGCCAGCGATCACTACATCGCAGTGTTCGCGGCGCAGGCGCTGGCCGATTACTTCCACTGCTTCCTCAAAGCCGAGGTTGATCTGC includes the following:
- the prpR gene encoding propionate catabolism operon regulatory protein PrpR, with the translated sequence MYLPRSPLRHADTDPGRPVIWTVSVSRLTGLLGDVIPEFDRRARIEQINLGFEEAVEVIGQRLRREHCDVVIAGGSNAAWLRGRLDLPLVPIQANGFDLMEALARARRIAPRIGLVTHASDVPVFSSFQQSFGLDIEHRRFVTREDARDCIADLRANGIEVIVGTGMAIDHAEQAGLPGVLLYSADSVRQAFEHALELTQALARSADARPAARRRAAPRADAHALLGDSNAMAQVRAQIALYAPHDSTVLVTGETGTGKELVARQLHSASGRRGRFVALNCGAISESLLEAELFGYSDGAFTGARRGGRVGLVEAADGGTLFLDEIGELPLPLQTRLLRVLEEREVLRVGATEPTPVDLRVVAATLQSLEQRAAAGSFRRDLYYRLAALRIALPNLRARRGDIPLLTTHFFRELRGIDAPLDADALALLSAAQWPGNVRELRNLVDRLRIHWQPGEGLIDTTRLLQLAPELVNEGLAALPAESNGKRPPRAQLEALLQEHRNDREGMALALGVSRTTLWRWLRAEGL